cccccgcattctgccctgttaaaaagaaagcataggttagtttttaaaaagcacattgcgcttacctgcatcagcgttctgcagcttcttctattcttcttttaaagatggcgccgctggtcttctcccacggtggaccgcgggtcttctcccatggtgcaccgtggattttcttctccttccttgcgttccattgccgattccagcctcctgattggctggaatcggcacacgtgacggggcggagctacgatgacgacgtggtgagcagctctccggcacgagcggccccattcaccaggcagaagaccgcacagcgcaagcgcgtctaaaaaagcaagaagccagcgaaattagacggagccatggagacggggacgccagcaacggagcaggtaagtgaataacttctgtatggctcatatttaatgcacgatgtatattacaaagtgcattaatatggccatacagaagtgtataaccccacttgctttcgcgagacaacccctttaaggcacaaaataagctggtcacttaggggttaaagcACTAAAATATCGCACTGCAAATGCTACTGTATTCAGGGGAGACGGACAGGATAACTGTATCACAAACTGCAACTGTGTAACAATTAGCGAGAACTCCGCTAATAATATCACATAGTACCTCTGCAAGTAACAGGATTAGGAGGCTTCACACGCTGTGAGTTATTACATGTGTCGCTCGTGACAACAACTACGTATGTGGAACGTAGAGCTGATTAGTCGAGGTGTCagagaaaaatctaaaaaatatctGAGATTTTAAAGATTTGTTTCTTAATTATTGGTTGGAGAACAGCGGCAGGACAGAATTTCGCTCATTTGCAAGTAAGTCATGAGTTGGAGGTTACTATAACTAATGATGGGGTAATAATGTGACATTGGTAAGTGTGGCGTATATGTGCTGCAATCTGCTAGTTACACCGTCATGTAAAGGAACCCGAAACCTAGAAACCAATCACAAGAAATGAAAAATGGCAACAAATTGACTATTGTTGAGTATGCAGGGACCACTGCGAAGGAGCAGAAGGCTTTTGCACCTAGGAttatattcacacaggtgagtctgATTTTGGTCAGTGATAAACTGACTGTTTTCTGTCTGAGTTTAGGGCTTTTATCCGCTatggtttttttaacgctgcgatatcattgcgtttttttttactgcaaatgtcaatgggacgaATTCGAGAAAAGAGTTTAAGAGCggcctggagtgtaataatattacatgttatataactgattacttcagaaggttcagtaatccagagattattctgattgtcagatttgGGATTGGGCACAGATTTTTTCAtctgaggaaaattggcttctacatcaaTGGGGTTGGTTTTTGTCTCcccctggatcaacatggggctaataggctgaactggatgcacatatgtcttttttcaacctaacATGCTATATTACTATGTTTTGAAATGTGatagttcccagcaagagaaaccacgcagtcttgtagatatgataccttttaatggctaacaaaaatacatgatgttaatgcaagctttcgaaCCATCGCATGGCTCTTCTTCAGGCTGAAATTAAATAgatatgaagaggcatgcatatttatacacacattctTATGAccgggcacagacatggatgtgaataatttgcacttcaaagaatactacaacaaaaaatacaaacatctttaaatagtcACGGATAAGGGACAATAATGCGAAATAAAAGAGAAGTCAGGTTAATGAATCCTGTCTTTGAATCTTCTATAAGTGGATGTATGTATGAGTTTTTGTCCCTCTGTCCATTTCTTCATGTCTTGGCTGGGGTGTAAGAGGGGGTGGGACATATCCATAGTGAAGAGATTATTTTGCAGTCCTAAGACAATGCAACAAAGGCTCCACCTTCTGCCAAACTCAGTGTAGACTCAGAAAAAAGGAAGGTGGGGAGATAAAATGAAGGGCAGGCTCCATTTTTTTACCCCTTGGGTTACAAGTTAACATTAAATTTAGTGTGTTATGATAACTTAGCTACAATGTACTACAGTGCTGTAATCATAATGCACCAGTGATGATGACAATTGCTAAGTTTGTACTAGTGTGGATTGTACTATACATAACTTCAGTACAGCCAAATTCGCCGAAATTCAGCAAAAAGTTTGATTCAATCCAAATCAGTGCAACTCGGACCTGAATTTCACAaacacccctaaaactggtgtataacattgtctaagagcaATAAAGGTCATGTATAAAGAAAGaggaagggattttaaaaaagaataacaacaacaaaaggaagagaaagaagatgaGGAAGGtaataagaaaaagaaaaggaagaggaaagcAAAGAGAGCCAGATGGAAAaataggaaatggaaaaaaaaaggggaaaagaagATGAGGAAAatggagaggaagagaaagaggaaaaGGGAAGCTAAGGAAGATGAGAAAGAGGAAGAAAGTagagaaaaagtaaaacaaaagggaaaggaagggaaggggtggggggagaaagaaaaagggaacaggaaagggaagaagaagaggaagaggtacAAACGAGGGGGGAAAAGTGGAAGAATAATAAGAAAGGGAAGAGGAAAAGGGAGAATAAGAGAAAGAAGGAGAGTTAATAGGATGAAGAGGAAAAAGATGAGAAGGAAGACGAGAAAGAAAAAAGGTgaagaaaacaaaagtaaagaagaagagaaagataGAAGAGGAAAGAATAGAAAGAGAAAAAGGAATAGGAAGagtaaaaggaaaaagaaaggtaAGATGAAAAGGAAagggaagagaaagaaggaaaaggagTAGGAACAGAAAAGGGAAGAggaacagaaagaagaaaaaaaggagggggaagaaaaaacagaTAGGAAAGAGGAACAGGGAAAATTTTCTGCTTCCTCTTCTCCTCATCCTTCTTTtccccttcttctcctcctcctccgcctcctccttctttttcttcttcctcttctagtGTGAAGACGAACCACCAAGACGAATCACCTGAGGTTTGGGTTTGCACCGAACTGAACCTTTAGCAGTGTTCGACccaaaacaggattctactgTTCACTCAACACAAAAGAACACTGACTGTGCCATTAAAACAATGGCGGATAGATGGTGTGATTAACATGCAGCTACACTGTGGACAATGTCATCCCTGTCAAAGTATCCCCTCCCGCACCAGAATCACCACCGCTGCAAATCTGTCATATTGTACATATATCTCAGCAGTTCTAATGAGGCAAGAATGGGACCCTCAGGCTAAAATATCCAACTTAAACAGCTGATTTCACAATAATGGCTTTAGGGCAACAACATGACACCTTCCCCTGCAGCTCCTAACTCCCTCCCCCGCACATACCTCCTATCAATCCAATGAACAATGGTATATATCCTATTCTTGTATTATAATATACACAAGCAATTATGACCCAGCTCCAATGTGACAGCTGCCAGTATATTCTCTCCCCATCCGTCTGTACCTCTATAATTGCCATCACTGATTTATCACCGTACAATATTTTTGCAGCAAATCATCTGGATGTAGGATAATAGACTCTGCCTAATATATAGAGTTCACCCCCATCCATAGCTAATCCTGCATATTAAACATGATAACCTGTCGGATGATGATGTTAGAAGTCAGGATACACTACACTATGCAGAGATAATTGTAAGGATAAAGCAGGACCTGCCTGTAAAACTCCACTTATATAATGACATTCTATGTTATCACTAATAGCAAAGAAGATACAAGGAGGTTCTAGATTAGGAGGTAAATATCACCCagcatatatatttatgtataatcACTAACACAGGCTAAAGAAGGGCAAATCTAAAAGCAAGTATTAATATTTCTGTGTCTATATGTCAATAGccatctgtacaagaatataactactataacactgctcctatgtactagaatataactactataatactgcctcctatgtacaagaatataactactataatactacccctatgtacaagaatataacttctataatactgctccctatgtacaagaatataactactatagtactgcctcctatgtacaagaatatacctactataatactgccttctctgtacaagaatataactactataatactgctcgtatgtataagaatatgactactataatactgcccctatgtacaagaatataaactactataatactgcctcctatgtacaagaatataactactataatactgcctcctatatacaagaatataactattataatactgcccccctatatacaagaatataaactactataatactgtgccctatgtacaagaatataactactataatactgctcccctatgtacaagaatataactactataatactgcctcctatgtacaagaatacaactactataatactgcctcctatgtacaagagtacaactactacaatactgcctcctatatacaagaatataactactataataatgcccctacgtacaagaatataactactataatactgccccctatgtacaagaatataactactataatactgccccctatgtacaagaatataacttctataatactgcccctatgtacaagaatataactactataatactgcccctatatacaagaatatagctattataatactgcccccctatatacaagaatataactactttaatactgcctcctatgtacaaaaatataattactataatactgctcctatgtacaagaatataactactataatactgcctcctctgtataagaatataactactataatactgccccctatgtacaagaatataactactataatactgccccctatgtacaagaatataactactataatgctgccccctatgtataagaatataactactataatactgcccctatgtacaagaatataactactataatactgccccctatgtacaagaatataactactataatgctgccccctatgtacaagaatataactactataatactgccccctatgtacaagaatataactactataatactgccccctatgtacaagaatataaactactataatactgccccctatgtacaagaatataactactataatactacctcctatgtacaagaatataactactataatactgccccctatgtacaagaatataaactactataatactgtgccctatgtacaagaatataaactactataatactgtgccctatgtacaagaatataactactataatactgcctcctatgtacaagaatataactactataatactgcctcctatgtacaagaatacaactactataatactgcctcctatatacaagaatataactactataataatgcccctacgtacaagaatataactactataacactgctcctatgtactagaatataactactataatactgcctcctatgtacaagaatataactactataatactacccctatgtacaagaatataacttctataatactgctccctatgtacaagaatataactactatagtactgcctcctatgtacaagaatatacctactataatactgccttctctgtacaagaatataactactataatactgctcgtatgtataagaatatgactactataatactgcccctatgtacaagaatataaactactataatactgcctcctatgtacaagaatataactactataatactgcctcctatatacaagaatataactattataatactgcccccctatatacaagaatataaactactataatactgtgccctatgtacaagaatataactactataatactgctcccctatgtacaagaatataactactataatactgcctcctatgtacaagaatacaactactataatactgcctcctatgtacaagagtacaactactacaatactgcctcctatatacaagaatataactactataataatgcccctacgtacaagaatataactactataatactgccccctatgtacaagaatataactactataatactgccccctatgtacaagaatataacttctataatactgcccctatgtacaagaatataactactataatactgcccctatatacaagaatatagctattataatactgcccccctatatacaagaatataactactttaatactgcctcctatgtacaaaaatataattactataatactgctcctatgtacaagaatataactactataatactgcctcctctgtataagaatataactactataatactgccccctatgtacaagaatataactactataatactgccccctatgtacaagaatataactactataatgctgccccctatgtataagaatataactactataatactgcccctatgtacaagaatataactactataatactgccccctatgtacaagaatataactactataatgctgccccctatgtacaagaatataactactataatactgccccctatgtacaagaatataactactataatactgccccctatgtacaagaatataaactactataatactgccccctatgtacaagaatataactactataatactacctcctatgtacaagaatataactactataatactgccccctatgtacaagaatataaactactataatactgtgccctatgtacaagaatataaactactataatactgtgccctatgtacaagaatataactactataatactgcctcctatgtacaagaatataactactataatactgcctcctatgtacaagaatacaactactataatactgcctcctatatacaagaatataactactataataatgcccctacgtacaagaatataactactataatactgccccctatgtacaagaatataactactataatactgccccctatgtacaggaatataactactataatactgccccctatgtacaagaatataactactataatactgcccctatgtacaagaatataagtactataatactgcccctatgtacaagaatataactgctataatactgccccctatgtacaagaatataactactataatactgccccctttgtacaagaatataactactataatactgccccctatgtacaagaatataactactataatactgtccctatgtacaagaatataactactataatactgctcctatgtacaagaatataactactataatactgcccctacgtacaagaatataactactataatactgccccctatgtacaagaatataactactataatactgccccctatgtacaagaatataactactataatactgcccctatgtacaagaatataactactataatactgctcctatgtacaagaatataactactataatactgctcctatgtacaagaatataactactataatactgccccctatgtacaagaatataactactataatactgccccctatgtacagtacaagaatataactactataatactgccccctatgtacaagaatataactactataatactgctcctatgtacaagaatataactactataataatgcccctatgtacaagaatataactactataatactgctcctatgtacaagaatataactactataatactgtcctctatgtacaagaatataactattataatactgcccctatgtacaagaatataactactataatactgccccctatgtacaagaatataactactataatactgctcctatgtacaagaatataacttctataatactgcctcctatggaccaGAATATAGCTGCTACACCTGTAGTTACTGGCCGGAGTTGGTGTCTATTGAAGTTTACTAAATTCCTTTTTACGCTGTGTTATGTCTGGCGATTCTATTTGGAGGTGACAAATCGATAGTAGACTGGTGACCTTTTATCATCTGACTCTGGGGCTCTCCTTGTCTGTGCTGCCCTTTGTCCTCTCTCTATTGGTGTCCAGAGGTGACATCTTCTGTATTCTTGGCCTCTTACTGATCATTTTCCATTATTAATGAGTAAATCTCTATTTCTCGGCCTGTTTTCCTCCTCGACATAATTACGTCTTCTCTGTTTTGCCGGTGAATTTCGCTGTCATTGTAACACTTCTAATCAATAAGCCTCCAGGTCAGATTTATCATCTACATCACCGGCCCAATGAGCTGTGAAGGAATCATTTGTTGGCTACACACACACTAACCGCTGCAATGTGCAAATGTAATTTTAGTTATGTTATCAGAGACTCACATTAAGTTGCCGGGTTCCTCGTTATGACTGATCTATGAATCTCGCCGCGTACGTCTGTCGGGCACAACATATTGCAGCAACTTGTTTATTCACGGCTGGTATCATTTTTACTGATGGATAATCAGATTAAAATAACAGAACGGGAACCCGAAGATGAGCAAATCATCTGCAGGCACAAAGTCAATGGAGAAACATGAAAAAAGGCATTTGGAAACAAATTATTATTGTTGTTAGTTTTACCGCATTCACTTCTTGTCTAATAACCGGACTCCTAGTTACTAGCTGATGGGGTCCCATTTGGATCACCACCATCCAAAGAAATCCTCCAAATGTAGGCAGGTTGATTTTGGCTCCCGGCACCTACCATGTCTTGTCTTCTCATTGGGTCTTGAAGATCCTCAATGTCGTGTTTATAATATTTCTGATTGTCTCCATCCATCTGCATCTCTTTTGCaagaaaaacttgaagaagtgACCAACAGGCATCATGAAACTTATAGTACGGTACCACAGAAGTCCCTTCTTTGTGTGGTTGGGCCAACCTCAACTAGTAACACCCATGCATGATCCAAATAGTAAACATTATTAACAATTCAGTAAGGGAGCGCCCCAGAGGGAAGGTGGAGTGAGAGTTGGCTTAAGAGGGCTGTCGTTCTAGGTATCAGGAGGATATAACATATGAGTAGACTCGCCAGGCGTACCAGAGTCACCCTTGGTTAAGGGTGCTCTAGTACGTCCACAGTTGTGGTGTGCAGAGAGTGAGGTTTACATACGCTGGTCCTCAGGACATCCAGTGGTGGAGAGCATCAATAGGGATCCAATTATGGGAATAGCGGAGAACACAAAACAGCAAAAGTGCAAAGGAGGCCAATGCCTAAAAAACCCAGCACTCCTGGTAGTAAAACAGAAATTGGTAAACTGTGAAGAAATTACTTCACAGAGGTGCCTCCGATGCGTGCACCCCTAAgtgagcctttttcaagcatacaaagCATAAGGAATACAGTCATATTGTCATACGCAATCACGTCACACGCGAAAAGCGAGCAGTGTCATCAATAGACACCTCGACCTCGGGGAAACTGGCGCACATGACTGAGATGCTCACAAGGTATCCAATTATTTTATTTGTAATTTTATAtgcagtgataccttgggttaagagtgcctcagcttacaagctttttgacttgagagcaggctctctccctaatttttgctctgatttaacgTGAactaagagccttgctctcaatggggctgcctgcagtgattttaggagaagggctttaaatataagcccttccctgaaaatcttccctagctgtagtaaaaaatatatactcacttgtTCGCCGCTGCCAGGACTCCGGCGTAtctagccgccacttgttctccctgcattttcaaTTCCCGCCTGCCGAAAAGCTTaagaacagtgcagggagaacaagcggcggctagaagTGCCTGAGCCcgacagacaggtgagtatatattttttaatttttttactacacctagggatgattttcagggaagggcttatatttaaagcccttccccgaaagtcactgcaggggtgccggcgtccttttgttttttaatggggcaacgccatccccattgaaatcagtgggagagcttcgcgatctGGAACTGATTAAtgacttttccattaatttcaatggggaaaattgatttgacttgcgagtgttttgggttaagagctccatcatggaacaaattaaactcttaacccaaggcactacTGTATATATGATGGTATTTCTCATGttttgtatgcttgaaaaagactcacTTATGAGCCGAAACGCGTCTCATGCACTTTTCCTTCTGTGAATAAAGCACATGTAACCGTATTGTGGCACTTACAACTTTCTTCCTGCTGGACCTGGACCTGATATTCTAGAGCTTTTCTGGATTAGTGGTGCACTCATCTGAGGCACCCCTGTGAGGTAAGTTCTTCACAGGGTTTTTAGGCTTTGATCTCCTTTGTACTTAAACATTATTAACAGAGAATCCTCCAGTAGGTCCAAGTTCTTGCATGCATTTTTTCTCTAGAGGTGGTGGGAGGTCCTCTGAGTCATTTCCTGTTGGGTCCAGGGGACTTTGGTCTGAAAATTTTATCAAGGATTCATAGTGATTCTGAGTCCTGCCACTGTGTTACGGGAGCCTTTTACTTCCCAGGTTTTATACAATCAAAGACTGTACCATTGACGTcctatctgtacacctatatatagaGCAAATATCATACACATCCTATTTATAGACTTATCTATATACCATAGTCATCCAGTCCCTAGAGTTATCTCTATACCATAGACATCCAGTCTCAAGATCTGTCTCTATGCCATAGAAATCCTATCTCTTGACCTATCACATAGCCATAGACGCCTAATCTCTAGGCTTACTGTATCTCTATACTATATACATCCCATTACTAGTCCTATCTGtttactagtgttgagtgaaccgaactagtagaactctgtttcaggtagaaccaaaccaagcttttagcaaagttttacctGAAATAGAGCTCTCTGGGTTTGGTTGGCTCAAAACTAGTACTGAACACTGGTGAATAACACTCTGAGAGTATTAACTCCTTAATGCCACAGAACGCAAGTTTATATCCTGGCGGGGTAGTACTTAATGGAAAAAGTTGTAAACGCATGTCCCGTGGATCGCGGAGGGCTGATGGTTTGTCATGGCAACTGGACACCAGACAATGGCCCCAGGGCTTGCCATAGCCACTGATCGGTATCGATAATGTCTCGATAATCCATTGCAGTGTAGAAGtactaaaatgcaaaaaattaataacaaaaaatacatgtttggtatcatccTATACAAAACGAGCTATATAATAAATTATAcgtattatttatcctgcatagcaaaaactgtaaaaaaaatctaaaaattgcagtcaaaatgcttattttgttcattttgcttccccaaaaaatgcaataaaagtgatcaaaaaggccaCATATActtcaatatggtaccaataaaaggtACAGCTCCTTacacaaaaaaaagccctcatggaataagaaaaaagttatgagactttgaatgccactatgcaaaaaaaaaaaaaattttaaagggttttttaatgtgcaaaagtggaaaaacctaaaaattaaAACATGTTGATATCGTCCTAATCATACCGACCcagaaaataaaagttatatcatttatgctgcatgattaatgctgtaaaaaaaatggcagaatttgtgttttttttccctgccctCCAAgaagaataaaagttttacaatacattatatgtagccaaaacatggtaccaatacaaactactgtTCACCACTCAAAGAAGAAGCCCTCATACTGccaagtcaatggaaaaataaaaaagtggagatgaaaatccccccaaaaaaccattatgtccttatggccaaaataggctgcgtcactaaggccactctcacacatcatTTTTTTACCACGATTACCGCGGCATATTGAACGCCACGGTAATCACGGTtcaaagctcccattgatttccatggatcCTCACAGATCTGCGTTTGATCGCGCATTAGAATTGGCATTTTCAAGttatgtctgctctattttaccgcgattAACGCACTTTTTTTACCCATCAGAATGATGGGATGCGTTAAAACTCTGCATCCGAAAATGGATGAATTGCAGCAAAACGTTGTAATCAAAATCATGGCGTTTTTCCGACGGCATGTGTGAGAGTCACCTAAGAGGTTCTGACAATGTTATACACCACATTTAGGAATTTTGGTGAACTTATAGTTCGATTGAAACAAAAATTCATGCTGAACCAAGCATTTTGGAAACTTTCGGGAAGCCAATCAAACTGAACACTTCTTAaagttcgctcatccctactcttTACCCTAGTCACCCTATCTCTAGTGTTATTTCAATACCATATATCTCCTTTTTCTAGACCTATCTCTATACATGTCCTATCTCTAGATTTATC
Above is a window of Eleutherodactylus coqui strain aEleCoq1 chromosome 3, aEleCoq1.hap1, whole genome shotgun sequence DNA encoding:
- the LOC136620269 gene encoding octapeptide-repeat protein T2-like; the encoded protein is MRKMERKRKRKREAKEDEKEEESREKVKQKGKEGKGWGEKEKGNRKGKKKRKRYKRGGKSGRIIRKGRGKGRIRERRRVNRMKRKKMRRKTRKKKGEENKSKEEEKDRRGKNRKRKRNRKSKRKKKGKMKRKGKRKKEKE